In the Microbispora sp. ZYX-F-249 genome, one interval contains:
- a CDS encoding LytR/AlgR family response regulator transcription factor, with amino-acid sequence MSGLRVLAVDDEQPALEDVAYLLRADPRIGDVLTARDGAAALRLLDRAIADGKPVDAVFLDIRMRGLDGVVLGRLLTQFTRPPKIVFVTAYEAHAVDAFELKAEDYLLKPVRPERLAEAIRRVCGSRGEQGEGPQADTIPVELGGVTRFVASTEVRYVEAQGDYARLHTATGSHLVRIPLATLEERWASAGFLRVHRSHLVAVKHIDELHIDSGKCVVRVGDTEIPVSRRHTRELRDLLVRRARKGQAR; translated from the coding sequence GTGAGCGGTCTGCGGGTTCTGGCGGTTGACGACGAGCAGCCCGCGCTGGAGGACGTCGCCTACCTGCTGCGCGCGGACCCCCGGATCGGCGACGTGCTGACCGCCCGCGACGGAGCCGCCGCGCTGCGGCTGCTCGACCGCGCGATCGCGGACGGCAAGCCGGTGGATGCGGTCTTCCTCGACATCCGCATGCGCGGGCTCGACGGGGTGGTGCTGGGGCGGCTGCTGACCCAGTTCACCCGGCCCCCGAAGATCGTCTTCGTGACGGCGTACGAGGCCCACGCCGTCGACGCGTTCGAGCTGAAGGCCGAGGACTACCTGCTCAAGCCCGTACGGCCGGAGCGGCTGGCCGAGGCGATCCGCCGGGTGTGCGGCAGCCGGGGCGAGCAGGGAGAGGGACCGCAGGCGGACACGATCCCGGTCGAGCTGGGCGGCGTCACCCGGTTCGTGGCCAGCACCGAGGTGCGCTACGTCGAGGCGCAGGGCGACTACGCGCGGCTGCACACGGCGACCGGCAGCCACCTGGTCCGCATCCCGCTGGCCACGCTGGAGGAACGCTGGGCGTCGGCCGGGTTCCTGCGCGTCCATCGCAGCCATCTCGTCGCGGTCAAGCACATCGACGAGCTGCACATCGACTCGGGCAAGTGCGTGGTGCGGGTGGGCGACACCGAGATCCCGGTGAGCCGCCGCCACACGCGGGAGCTGCGCGACCTGCTCGTCCGCCGGGCCAGGAAGGGCCAGGCCCGGTGA
- a CDS encoding Uma2 family endonuclease: protein MSVTIEFDQHGTDYPWTRDDTRDLPEGFRYEIEDGNLLVMNSPAPEHQYVANRLMRILDDAAEDAGLDLITIGPVDVDVPGPLSGYRSPDLVTVPGKLAEGGYDLLKGHDVLIATEITGKDAITRDMITKRQVYASIGIPFYWVVRLDQPEPRLIVFELAAGEYRQRHDVRMGEPVTLDEPFRVTLDPGALLRRRPG, encoded by the coding sequence ATGAGCGTGACGATCGAGTTCGACCAGCACGGGACCGATTACCCGTGGACCCGGGACGATACGCGCGACCTGCCGGAAGGATTCCGGTACGAGATCGAGGACGGGAACCTCCTGGTCATGAACTCCCCCGCACCCGAGCACCAGTACGTCGCCAACCGGCTGATGCGCATCCTCGATGACGCGGCCGAGGACGCCGGGCTGGATCTGATCACGATCGGCCCGGTCGACGTCGACGTTCCGGGCCCATTGTCCGGCTACCGCAGTCCCGATCTGGTCACCGTGCCGGGCAAGCTGGCCGAGGGCGGCTACGACCTGCTCAAGGGGCACGACGTCCTGATCGCCACCGAGATCACCGGCAAGGACGCGATCACCCGCGACATGATCACCAAGCGTCAGGTCTACGCGAGCATCGGCATCCCGTTCTACTGGGTGGTCCGTCTCGACCAGCCGGAGCCGCGCCTCATCGTCTTCGAGCTCGCCGCGGGCGAATATCGCCAGCGGCACGACGTGCGGATGGGGGAGCCGGTGACGCTCGACGAGCCGTTCCGGGTGACGCTCGACCCCGGGGCGCTGCTCCGCCGCCGCCCGGGCTGA
- a CDS encoding sensor histidine kinase, which translates to MEPVVTALVVAVLVAVPAVVLWRVLRGRRDLGSSPAERATFETLHTASLAAPPLRAGLTQAGALKASRHLRELLGSPAIAVTNVEELLVYDGAGDHHAADAFEHAAETLKDGRTQVLALDCTRPECPVRHAVVVPLTTDDRVVGSLAAYGDHASAGLVRAAQEVARWVDSQLELAELDRSRTMLMEAEVRALRAQISPHFIYNSLTTIASFVRTDPEQARELLLEFADFTRYSFRRHGDFTTLAEELRSIDRYLTLERARFGDQLEVTLRIAPEVLPVAVPFLCLQPLVENAVRHGLEAKPGVGRITIVAEDAGAECVITVEDDGVGMDPERLRRVLAGEDRSGAGGIGVANVDERLRQVYGDEYGLVVETGEGAGTKVAVRVPKYHPGVRT; encoded by the coding sequence GTGGAACCGGTCGTCACCGCGCTCGTCGTCGCCGTCCTCGTCGCCGTGCCGGCCGTCGTGCTGTGGCGGGTGCTGCGCGGCCGCCGCGACCTCGGCAGCAGTCCCGCCGAGCGGGCGACCTTCGAGACGCTGCACACCGCGTCGCTGGCCGCGCCGCCGCTGCGTGCCGGGCTCACCCAGGCCGGGGCGCTCAAGGCGTCGCGGCACCTGCGCGAGCTGCTCGGCTCCCCGGCCATCGCCGTCACCAACGTGGAGGAGCTGCTCGTCTACGACGGCGCGGGCGACCACCACGCGGCCGACGCGTTCGAGCACGCCGCGGAGACGCTGAAGGACGGCCGCACCCAGGTGCTCGCGCTCGACTGCACCCGGCCCGAGTGCCCCGTCAGGCACGCCGTCGTCGTCCCGCTCACCACCGACGACCGCGTCGTCGGCTCGCTCGCGGCGTACGGCGACCACGCCTCGGCCGGGCTCGTGCGGGCGGCGCAGGAGGTCGCGCGATGGGTGGACTCCCAGCTGGAGCTGGCCGAGCTCGACCGCTCCCGGACCATGCTGATGGAGGCGGAGGTCCGGGCGCTGCGGGCGCAGATCTCGCCCCACTTCATCTACAACTCGCTGACCACCATCGCGTCGTTCGTCCGCACCGACCCCGAGCAGGCCAGGGAACTGCTGCTGGAGTTCGCCGACTTCACCCGCTACTCCTTCCGGCGGCACGGCGACTTCACCACCCTGGCCGAGGAGCTGCGCTCGATCGACCGCTACCTCACGCTCGAGCGGGCCAGGTTCGGCGATCAGCTCGAGGTCACGCTGCGCATCGCGCCGGAGGTGCTGCCCGTGGCCGTGCCGTTCCTGTGCCTGCAGCCGCTCGTGGAGAACGCCGTACGGCACGGCCTGGAGGCCAAGCCGGGCGTGGGCCGGATCACGATCGTCGCCGAGGACGCGGGCGCGGAGTGCGTCATCACCGTCGAGGACGACGGCGTCGGAATGGACCCCGAACGGCTGCGGCGGGTGCTGGCGGGGGAGGACCGCTCGGGCGCGGGCGGCATCGGCGTGGCCAACGTCGACGAGCGGCTGCGCCAGGTCTACGGCGACGAGTACGGCCTCGTGGTGGAGACCGGGGAGGGCGCCGGCACCAAGGTCGCCGTACGGGTCCCCAAGTATCACCCCGGCGTCCGGACTTGA
- a CDS encoding haloalkane dehalogenase, which translates to MDFLRTPDERFAELPDFPYEPRYAEVTGGARMAYVEAGPADGPPVLLLHGEPSWSFLYRHVIAVLAEAGCRAVAPDLVGFGRSDKPSRPEDHTYARHVEWVRSLAFDALGLDGVTVVGQDWGGLIGLRLVAEHPDRFARVVAANTGLPTGDIPMPEVWHRFREAVEKAPVLDIARFVQSGCVTELSEPVRRAYDAPFPSEEFKAGPRAMPGLVPITPGDPASPANRAAWETLINLGLPFLVAFSDRDPITGGMAPILKKSMRGAAGLDHPVIAGAGHFLQEDAGRELGEAVAAFVHKTPAG; encoded by the coding sequence ATGGATTTCCTGCGTACCCCTGACGAGCGCTTCGCCGAGCTGCCGGACTTCCCCTACGAACCCCGCTACGCCGAGGTGACCGGCGGCGCCCGGATGGCGTACGTCGAGGCGGGTCCCGCGGACGGCCCGCCGGTGCTGCTGCTGCACGGGGAGCCGAGCTGGTCGTTCCTCTATCGGCACGTCATCGCCGTGCTGGCCGAGGCGGGCTGCCGGGCCGTCGCCCCCGACCTGGTGGGCTTCGGCCGCTCCGACAAGCCGTCCCGCCCGGAGGACCACACCTATGCCCGGCACGTGGAATGGGTGCGGTCGCTCGCCTTCGACGCGCTCGGCCTCGATGGCGTGACGGTGGTGGGCCAGGACTGGGGCGGGCTGATCGGACTGCGGCTCGTCGCCGAGCATCCGGACCGGTTCGCCCGGGTCGTCGCCGCCAACACCGGCCTGCCGACCGGCGACATCCCGATGCCGGAGGTGTGGCACCGCTTCCGGGAGGCCGTCGAGAAGGCACCGGTGCTCGACATCGCCCGGTTCGTCCAGTCCGGCTGCGTCACCGAGCTGTCCGAGCCCGTACGGCGGGCCTACGACGCGCCGTTCCCCTCGGAGGAGTTCAAGGCCGGGCCGCGGGCGATGCCGGGCCTGGTTCCGATCACTCCCGGCGACCCCGCGTCCCCCGCCAACCGTGCCGCCTGGGAGACGCTCATCAACCTCGGCCTGCCGTTCCTCGTGGCGTTCTCCGACCGCGACCCCATCACCGGCGGCATGGCGCCGATCCTGAAGAAGTCCATGCGCGGCGCGGCGGGGCTCGACCACCCCGTCATCGCCGGCGCCGGTCACTTCCTGCAGGAGGACGCGGGCCGCGAGCTGGGCGAGGCGGTCGCCGCGTTCGTCCACAAGACGCCCGCCGGTTAG
- a CDS encoding HIT family protein, protein MTVDGCVFCEIAAGERPAHVVLDDEVAAAFLDARPVFKGHVLVVPRGHAETLPDLPPASVGPFFGRVQAVARAVEAGTGAAGTFVAMNNRISQSVPHLHVHVVPRNRKDGLRGFFWPRVKYDGDAEMEDYAARIRAALEAPAGSD, encoded by the coding sequence GTGACCGTGGACGGCTGCGTGTTCTGTGAGATCGCGGCGGGGGAGCGGCCCGCCCACGTGGTGCTGGACGACGAGGTCGCGGCGGCCTTCCTCGACGCCCGGCCGGTTTTCAAGGGGCACGTGCTCGTCGTGCCGCGCGGCCACGCCGAGACCCTGCCGGACCTTCCGCCGGCATCGGTCGGGCCGTTCTTCGGCCGGGTCCAGGCCGTCGCGCGTGCGGTCGAGGCGGGCACCGGCGCGGCCGGAACGTTCGTCGCGATGAACAACCGGATCAGTCAGAGCGTGCCCCACCTGCACGTCCACGTCGTGCCGCGCAACCGCAAGGACGGCCTGCGCGGCTTCTTCTGGCCCCGGGTCAAGTACGACGGCGACGCCGAGATGGAGGACTACGCCGCCCGTATCCGCGCCGCACTGGAGGCGCCCGCGGGTTCTGACTGA
- a CDS encoding acyl-CoA dehydrogenase family protein, with protein MDFELNEDQRLFRQTLREFVDKEIVPVAPEWERTGRYPAEIVERFGQLGLFGVTIPEEYGGLDLDRVSFALVFEEIARGWMGVAGVLGSHSLSAWMIARYGTEEQRRHYLPGLATGARRTGIALTEPGAGTDLQGIATRAVRDGDHYVVTGTKTWITNARHADPLPVLVKTSIETPAHRGMSVLLVDGGSEGLTVSRDLPKLGYKGTETCEVVLDGVRVPASRLLGGVEGRGMQQVLSALELGRLNIAARAVGVAQCAYDAALGYARERHAFGQPIAGFQAIQLKLADMATEIQAARLMTYWAATRSEAGPVRSEAAMAKYFASEVALRATLEAMRIHGGYGYSQEFVVERLYRDAPLMAIGEGTNDVQRLIIAKALVEGDATLGW; from the coding sequence ATGGACTTCGAGCTGAACGAGGACCAGCGGCTGTTCCGGCAGACGCTGCGGGAGTTCGTGGACAAGGAGATCGTCCCCGTCGCGCCGGAGTGGGAGCGCACGGGCCGCTACCCGGCGGAGATCGTCGAGCGGTTCGGGCAGCTGGGGCTGTTCGGCGTCACGATCCCGGAGGAGTACGGCGGGCTCGACCTCGACCGGGTGTCGTTCGCCCTCGTCTTCGAGGAGATCGCCCGGGGCTGGATGGGCGTGGCGGGGGTGCTCGGCTCCCACTCGCTGTCCGCGTGGATGATCGCCAGATACGGCACCGAGGAGCAGCGCCGCCACTACCTGCCCGGCCTCGCCACGGGAGCGCGCCGCACCGGGATCGCGCTGACCGAGCCGGGCGCGGGAACCGACCTGCAGGGCATCGCCACCCGGGCGGTCCGCGACGGCGACCACTATGTCGTCACCGGGACCAAGACGTGGATCACCAACGCCCGGCACGCCGACCCGCTGCCCGTCCTGGTGAAGACCTCGATCGAGACGCCCGCCCACCGCGGGATGTCGGTGCTGCTCGTGGACGGCGGCAGCGAGGGCCTGACCGTCAGCCGCGACCTGCCCAAGCTGGGTTACAAGGGCACGGAGACCTGCGAGGTCGTCCTCGACGGCGTGCGGGTGCCGGCGTCCCGGCTGCTCGGCGGCGTGGAGGGGCGCGGTATGCAGCAGGTGCTGTCGGCGCTCGAACTCGGCCGCCTCAACATCGCGGCCCGGGCCGTCGGCGTCGCCCAGTGCGCCTACGACGCGGCGCTGGGCTACGCCCGCGAGCGGCACGCGTTCGGGCAGCCGATCGCGGGCTTCCAGGCGATCCAGCTCAAGCTGGCCGACATGGCGACCGAGATCCAGGCGGCCAGGCTGATGACGTACTGGGCGGCCACGAGGTCGGAGGCGGGGCCGGTGCGCAGCGAGGCCGCGATGGCGAAGTACTTCGCCTCGGAGGTGGCGCTGCGGGCGACGTTGGAGGCGATGCGGATCCACGGCGGGTACGGCTACTCGCAGGAGTTCGTGGTCGAGCGCCTCTACCGGGACGCGCCGCTGATGGCGATCGGCGAGGGCACCAACGACGTGCAGCGGCTCATCATCGCCAAGGCGCTCGTCGAGGGCGACGCCACGCTGGGCTGGTGA
- a CDS encoding MaoC family dehydratase: protein MTVHEARIGRYYEDFVVGDVYQHPLGRTISEADNTWFTLLTMNTNQNHFNAHFAAGSPAGKIIVNSGLSVAIVLGLSVIDVSQTAMMNLGWDEIRLTHPVFVGDTLYAESMVVDKRESKSRPYAGIVTCRTRGLNQDGDEVMSWRRAVMVYKRDAPHDKGYFPRAKTGPMEA, encoded by the coding sequence GTGACGGTCCATGAAGCCCGGATCGGGCGTTACTACGAGGACTTCGTGGTCGGCGACGTCTACCAGCACCCACTCGGCCGGACGATCAGCGAGGCCGACAACACCTGGTTCACGCTGCTGACGATGAACACCAACCAGAACCACTTCAACGCGCACTTCGCCGCCGGGTCTCCGGCAGGGAAGATCATCGTGAATTCGGGGCTCTCGGTGGCGATCGTGCTCGGGCTGTCGGTCATCGACGTCAGCCAGACGGCCATGATGAACCTCGGCTGGGACGAGATCCGGCTGACCCATCCGGTCTTCGTGGGCGACACGCTCTACGCCGAGTCGATGGTGGTGGACAAGCGCGAGTCGAAATCCCGGCCGTACGCCGGCATCGTCACCTGCCGGACCCGGGGGCTGAACCAGGACGGCGACGAGGTGATGTCCTGGCGGCGCGCGGTGATGGTCTACAAGCGCGACGCGCCGCACGACAAGGGATACTTCCCGCGCGCCAAGACCGGCCCGATGGAGGCGTGA